One region of Cygnus atratus isolate AKBS03 ecotype Queensland, Australia chromosome 25, CAtr_DNAZoo_HiC_assembly, whole genome shotgun sequence genomic DNA includes:
- the RPL23 gene encoding 60S ribosomal protein L23, with protein sequence MSKRGRGGSSGAKFRISLGLPVGAVINCADNTGAKNLYIISVKGIKGRLNRLPAAGVGDMVMATVKKGKPELRKKVHPAVVIRQRKSYRRKDGVFLYFEDNAGVIVNNKGEMKGSAITGPVAKECADLWPRIASNAGSIA encoded by the exons ATGTCGAAGCGAG GACGCGGCGGTTCCTCCGGAGCCAAGTTCCGCATCTCCCTCGGCCTGCCCGTGGGCGCCGTCATCAACTGCGCGGACAACACGG GCGCCAAGAACCTGTACATCATCTCCGTGAAGGGCATCAAGGGGCGCCTGAACAGGCTGCCGGCGGCCGGCGTGGGTGACATGGTCATGGCAACCGTCAAAAAGGGCAAGCcagagctgagaaagaaag TGCACCCAGCAGTGGTAATTCGGCAGCGGAAATCATACAGGAGAAAAGATGGAGTATTCCTGTACTTCGAGGACAACGCAGGAGTGATAGTAAACAATAAAGGGGAAATGAAAG GTTCTGCAATCACAGGCCCTGTGGCTAAGGAGTGTGCAGATCTGTGGCCCAGGATAGCCTCCAATGCAGGAAGCATTGCATAA
- the LASP1 gene encoding LIM and SH3 domain protein 1 isoform X2 has product MNPNCARCGKIVYPTEKVNCLDKFWHKACFHCETCKMTLNMKNYKGYEKKPYCNAHYPKQSFTMVADTPENLRLKQQSELQSQIRYKEEFEKNKGKGFSVVADTPELQRIKKTQDQISNIKYHEEFERSRMGPSPSEGAEMERRNSQESTNYRRPAEQQQQPSHHVQPSNPVYQQQQQMSSQSYGYKEPAAPASTQRNAPSGGGKRFRAVYDYNAADEDEVSFQDGDTIINVQQIDDGWMYGTVERTGDTGMLPANYVEAI; this is encoded by the exons ATGAACCCCAACTGCGCCCGCTGCGGGAAGATCGTGTACCCCACCGAGAAGGTCAACTGCCTCGACAAG TTCTGGCATAAAGCATGTTTCCACTGCGAGACCTGCAAGATGACCCTAAACATGAAAAACTACAAGGGCTACGAGAAGAAGCCGTATTGCAACGC ACACTACCCGAAGCAGTCCTTCACCATGGTGGCAGACACTCCTGAGAACCTGCGTCTGAAGCAGCAGAGCGAGCTGCAGAGCCAG ATTCGCTACAAGGAGGAGTTTGAGAAGAACAAGGGAAAAGGCTTCAGCGTGGTGGCTGACACCCCGGAGCTGCAGAGAATCAAAAAGACTCAGGATCAGATCAGCAAC ATAAAGTACCATGAAGAGTTTGAGAGGAGCAGGAtgggccccagccccagcgagGGTGCCGAGATGGAGCGCAGGAACTCCCAGGAAAGCACCAATTACCGGAGACccgcagagcagcagcagcagccgtcTCATCACGTCCAGCCCAGCAACCCAG tctaccagcagcagcagcagatgtcgTCTCAGTCCTACGGCTACAAGGAGCCCGCGGCACCAGCCTCTACACAGCGCAACGCTCCTTCTGGAGGCGGG AAGCGTTTCCGCGCTGTCTACGACTACAACGCAGCCGACGAAGACGAGGTCTCCTTCCAGGACGGCGACACCATCATCAACGTGCAGCAGATCGATGACGGGTGGATGTACGGCACGGTGGAGCGCACGGGCGACACGGGCATGCTCCCCGCCAACTACGTGGAGGCCATCTGA
- the LASP1 gene encoding LIM and SH3 domain protein 1 isoform X1, with amino-acid sequence MNPNCARCGKIVYPTEKVNCLDKFWHKACFHCETCKMTLNMKNYKGYEKKPYCNAHYPKQSFTMVADTPENLRLKQQSELQSQIRYKEEFEKNKGKGFSVVADTPELQRIKKTQDQISNIKYHEEFERSRMGPSPSEGAEMERRNSQESTNYRRPAEQQQQPSHHVQPSNPGRAQGSRKGWQLCSAPALSAARALYSLAGGFVCPLNPSAQPQLWLTAPVLPSQSTSSSSRCRLSPTATRSPRHQPLHSATLLLEAGSVSALSTTTTQPTKTRSPSRTATPSSTCSRSMTGGCTARWSARATRACSPPTTWRPSEPREGTGHAAPPPSPRPAPAPVCVCASPSLPPSTPSPACSAAACRSRGLTSRFLCVSAAASGFSCQFSFVLALSGLRDCLQGMLGAQETKRPSLSFSLSLPPL; translated from the exons ATGAACCCCAACTGCGCCCGCTGCGGGAAGATCGTGTACCCCACCGAGAAGGTCAACTGCCTCGACAAG TTCTGGCATAAAGCATGTTTCCACTGCGAGACCTGCAAGATGACCCTAAACATGAAAAACTACAAGGGCTACGAGAAGAAGCCGTATTGCAACGC ACACTACCCGAAGCAGTCCTTCACCATGGTGGCAGACACTCCTGAGAACCTGCGTCTGAAGCAGCAGAGCGAGCTGCAGAGCCAG ATTCGCTACAAGGAGGAGTTTGAGAAGAACAAGGGAAAAGGCTTCAGCGTGGTGGCTGACACCCCGGAGCTGCAGAGAATCAAAAAGACTCAGGATCAGATCAGCAAC ATAAAGTACCATGAAGAGTTTGAGAGGAGCAGGAtgggccccagccccagcgagGGTGCCGAGATGGAGCGCAGGAACTCCCAGGAAAGCACCAATTACCGGAGACccgcagagcagcagcagcagccgtcTCATCACGTCCAGCCCAGCAACCCAGGTAGGGCGCAGGGCTCCAGGAAaggctggcagctctgctctgctccagccctgtCGGCTGCTAGAGCCTTGTACTCCCTTGCAGGGGGCTTTGTGTGCCCCCTGAACCCCAGCGCCCAGCCGCAGCTCTGGCTGACAGCCCCAGTCCTTCCTTCCCAGtctaccagcagcagcagcagatgtcgTCTCAGTCCTACGGCTACAAGGAGCCCGCGGCACCAGCCTCTACACAGCGCAACGCTCCTTCTGGAGGCGGG AAGCGTTTCCGCGCTGTCTACGACTACAACGCAGCCGACGAAGACGAGGTCTCCTTCCAGGACGGCGACACCATCATCAACGTGCAGCAGATCGATGACGGGTGGATGTACGGCACGGTGGAGCGCACGGGCGACACGGGCATGCTCCCCGCCAACTACGTGGAGGCCATCTGAGCCGCGGGAGGGGACGGGGCACGCGGcccccccgccgagcccccggccCGCGCCAGccccagtgtgtgtgtgtgcgtctccctccctcccacccagCACCCCTTCTCCAGCGTGCTCTGCCGCTGCCTGCCGGAGCCGCGGGCTGACATCTcggtttctttgtgtttctgcagccGCCTCTGGTTTCTCTTGCCAATTTAGCTTTGTTCTCGCTCTGTCGGGACTGAGGGACTGTCTGCAAGGGATGTTGGGGGCTCAGGAGACCAAACGGCCATCGCTTTCCTTCTCCCTCAGTCTCCCCCCTCTCTAG
- the LASP1 gene encoding LIM and SH3 domain protein 1 isoform X3, whose product MFPLRDLQDDPKHEKLQGLREEAVLQRIRYKEEFEKNKGKGFSVVADTPELQRIKKTQDQISNIKYHEEFERSRMGPSPSEGAEMERRNSQESTNYRRPAEQQQQPSHHVQPSNPVYQQQQQMSSQSYGYKEPAAPASTQRNAPSGGGKRFRAVYDYNAADEDEVSFQDGDTIINVQQIDDGWMYGTVERTGDTGMLPANYVEAI is encoded by the exons ATGTTTCCACTGCGAGACCTGCAAGATGACCCTAAACATGAAAAACTACAAGGGCTACGAGAAGAAGCCGTATTGCAACGC ATTCGCTACAAGGAGGAGTTTGAGAAGAACAAGGGAAAAGGCTTCAGCGTGGTGGCTGACACCCCGGAGCTGCAGAGAATCAAAAAGACTCAGGATCAGATCAGCAAC ATAAAGTACCATGAAGAGTTTGAGAGGAGCAGGAtgggccccagccccagcgagGGTGCCGAGATGGAGCGCAGGAACTCCCAGGAAAGCACCAATTACCGGAGACccgcagagcagcagcagcagccgtcTCATCACGTCCAGCCCAGCAACCCAG tctaccagcagcagcagcagatgtcgTCTCAGTCCTACGGCTACAAGGAGCCCGCGGCACCAGCCTCTACACAGCGCAACGCTCCTTCTGGAGGCGGG AAGCGTTTCCGCGCTGTCTACGACTACAACGCAGCCGACGAAGACGAGGTCTCCTTCCAGGACGGCGACACCATCATCAACGTGCAGCAGATCGATGACGGGTGGATGTACGGCACGGTGGAGCGCACGGGCGACACGGGCATGCTCCCCGCCAACTACGTGGAGGCCATCTGA